The nucleotide window TGCACAATGTGCTATTGTTACGCAGTGTGTTGAGCTCGAAAGGTTCCATGTATCATATCTTGCGAGAGATTGCATTGTAATGCCAGAATTAGTGATTAACCCCAGCTTAAATAAAGAAATCATTTACAGCGTGTTCACCTTCTATATGATGATGATCCTGCTGCGCTGGACCTCCCCTTTCCTCTCCATCAACACCGACAAATGGTGGTTTCGCTGGATTCTTCCGCTTACTGATCCTCTGCTTGATTTCATCAGACGTACCTTACCACCCATGGGTTTTGCGGATTGGACACCTGTGGCCGCTTTACTCTTACTCTGGGTTGTTCGTGTTGTCTTGGTTCAGTATTGACCAGATCAAGCCTT belongs to Candidatus Hydrogenedentota bacterium and includes:
- a CDS encoding YggT family protein; amino-acid sequence: MPELVINPSLNKEIIYSVFTFYMMMILLRWTSPFLSINTDKWWFRWILPLTDPLLDFIRRTLPPMGFADWTPVAALLLLWVVRVVLVQY